From a single Paraburkholderia sp. FT54 genomic region:
- a CDS encoding DUF4118 domain-containing protein, which produces MEVQNARRWAPRGTRAWLAAAAALAIASGVRLLLHPFIGPFLPGTAFCIAASLVEYFFGLAPALTVMVLGLCIADYLFVPPYAHLAVFDRADLALLISYPLVTLLVIVLIERLRRSQFRAELIASVAQSRYEMLLRHDNERMLARRAVDETHRLLRHLSHHHKTFIFIQALERNALQPVDDVKPQSAPPRLPNEIAPGPRFAEVHSDDIQRLSKALWPGSHRVRMKSGDGASKLTECVCERFTTHAGDFLVLRIGAA; this is translated from the coding sequence ATGGAAGTTCAAAACGCCCGACGCTGGGCACCACGGGGAACGCGCGCCTGGCTTGCCGCCGCTGCCGCATTGGCGATTGCCAGCGGTGTGCGCCTGTTGCTCCACCCATTCATTGGCCCGTTCCTGCCGGGCACCGCGTTTTGTATCGCGGCATCGCTAGTCGAATATTTTTTCGGACTGGCGCCGGCATTGACGGTCATGGTGCTCGGCCTGTGTATCGCCGACTATCTGTTCGTGCCGCCTTATGCGCATCTAGCCGTATTCGATCGCGCGGACCTGGCTCTGCTGATTTCCTATCCGCTGGTCACGCTACTGGTGATCGTTCTGATCGAGCGTTTGCGGCGCTCGCAGTTTCGCGCCGAACTGATCGCCTCGGTCGCGCAGTCGCGTTATGAAATGCTGCTGCGTCACGATAACGAACGCATGCTCGCGCGCCGGGCCGTCGACGAAACGCATCGGCTGCTGCGGCATCTATCGCATCATCACAAGACGTTTATTTTCATTCAGGCGCTCGAGCGCAACGCATTGCAACCGGTCGACGACGTCAAGCCGCAAAGCGCGCCGCCGCGCTTGCCCAATGAAATTGCGCCCGGCCCGCGCTTTGCCGAAGTCCATTCCGATGACATTCAGCGGCTCAGCAAGGCACTGTGGCCGGGCAGTCATCGCGTGCGCATGAAAAGCGGCGACGGCGCCTCGAAGCTGACCGAATGCGTATGCGAGCGCTTCACGACGCATGCCGGCGACTTTCTCGTGCTGCGGATCGGAGCAGCCTGA
- a CDS encoding extracellular solute-binding protein: protein MSEANESPATAATDVKEKGLSRRTFIKGAVAAAGIAGFPYVHAQEKITLRYLGTAVNQSADIAKKFKEDTGIEIQYVPVTTDDVAKRIITQPNSFDIVDTEYFALKKLIPAGTLAGMDAKRIKLADKITPVLTRGEVNGKKIGDQGTAPKKVMFLTGPRSTEFSATPTEWMTLIPTTYNADTLGIRPDLIKRPVDSWAELLNPQFKGKAALLNIPAIGIMDSAMAIEAMGHVKYGDKGNMTKAEIDQTIKILIEAKRAGQFRAFWKDFNESVNLMASGEVVIQSMWSPAVTKVRTMGVACKFQPLKEGYRSWASGFGFPRSLQGKKLDAAYEFVNWFQDGWAGAYLMRQGYYSGVLETAKTHMQPYEWDYWIEGKAAAQDIKAPDGQLLEKAGTVRDGGSYNQRMGAIACWNAVMDENIYMVQKWNEFIAA from the coding sequence ATGAGCGAAGCGAACGAAAGCCCGGCAACGGCCGCAACGGATGTGAAAGAAAAAGGCCTGTCGCGCCGCACGTTCATCAAGGGCGCGGTGGCGGCGGCCGGCATTGCCGGTTTTCCGTACGTGCACGCGCAGGAAAAAATCACGTTGCGCTACCTCGGCACGGCGGTCAATCAAAGCGCCGACATCGCGAAGAAATTCAAGGAGGACACCGGCATCGAGATTCAATACGTGCCGGTGACCACCGACGACGTCGCCAAGCGCATCATCACCCAGCCCAACTCGTTCGACATCGTCGATACCGAATACTTCGCGCTCAAGAAGCTGATTCCGGCCGGCACGCTGGCCGGCATGGACGCGAAGCGCATCAAGCTCGCCGACAAGATTACGCCGGTGCTCACGCGCGGCGAAGTGAACGGCAAGAAGATCGGCGATCAAGGCACCGCGCCGAAGAAAGTGATGTTCCTCACCGGCCCGCGCTCCACGGAGTTCTCCGCGACGCCCACCGAGTGGATGACGCTGATTCCCACCACATATAACGCGGACACGCTCGGCATTCGTCCCGACCTGATCAAGCGGCCCGTGGACAGTTGGGCGGAACTGCTCAATCCGCAGTTCAAGGGCAAGGCCGCGCTGTTGAACATTCCCGCGATCGGCATCATGGACTCGGCCATGGCGATCGAGGCAATGGGCCACGTGAAATACGGCGACAAAGGCAACATGACCAAGGCCGAGATCGACCAGACCATCAAGATCCTGATCGAGGCGAAGCGCGCCGGCCAGTTCCGCGCCTTCTGGAAGGACTTCAACGAGAGCGTGAACCTGATGGCGTCGGGCGAAGTGGTGATCCAGTCGATGTGGTCGCCCGCCGTGACGAAAGTCCGCACCATGGGTGTCGCCTGCAAGTTCCAGCCGCTCAAGGAAGGTTATCGTTCGTGGGCCTCGGGTTTCGGTTTCCCGCGCTCGCTGCAAGGCAAGAAACTCGACGCCGCGTACGAATTCGTCAACTGGTTCCAGGACGGCTGGGCGGGTGCCTATCTGATGCGTCAGGGCTACTACTCTGGCGTGCTGGAGACCGCGAAAACGCACATGCAACCGTACGAGTGGGACTACTGGATCGAAGGCAAAGCGGCTGCGCAGGACATCAAGGCGCCGGACGGCCAGTTGCTCGAAAAAGCCGGCACCGTGCGTGACGGCGGCTCGTACAACCAGCGCATGGGCGCGATTGCCTGCTGGAACGCGGTGATGGACGAGAACATCTACATGGTCCAGAAGTGGAACGAGTTCATCGCGGCGTGA
- a CDS encoding alpha/beta fold hydrolase yields the protein MLHGLSSSPLELRFLARFLNAEGFTISAPLLPGYSAGSDEAAMEVWVEAAVREYDALAARFARVSICGLSIGAALALALAQRRPQAQSLVLLSLTLSYDGWAIPWYRFLLNWAYYTPMRKRWRYREAAPFGLRNEALRAKIARAMQRSDFSEVGPSTISLPALHEASRLASTVRTSVRDIKTDCLIVHAIDDETSSPRNARFVARHIGAAFLRTIWLDDSYHMITSDNEREIVARETALFLRESEAAHSGDDSRQAVVSKALARRLRQLAALGKERV from the coding sequence ATGTTGCACGGCCTGTCCAGCTCGCCGCTCGAATTACGTTTTCTCGCGCGCTTTCTGAACGCGGAAGGCTTCACCATTAGCGCGCCGCTGCTGCCCGGCTATAGCGCGGGTTCCGACGAAGCCGCAATGGAAGTGTGGGTCGAGGCCGCCGTGCGCGAGTACGACGCGCTGGCCGCGCGTTTCGCGCGCGTGTCGATCTGCGGCCTGTCGATCGGCGCGGCGTTGGCGCTCGCGCTGGCGCAGCGCAGGCCGCAGGCGCAGTCGCTCGTGCTGCTTTCGCTCACGCTCTCGTACGACGGCTGGGCCATCCCGTGGTATCGCTTCCTGCTCAACTGGGCGTACTACACGCCAATGCGCAAACGCTGGCGCTACCGCGAAGCAGCGCCGTTCGGCCTGCGCAACGAAGCGCTCCGGGCGAAGATTGCCCGTGCCATGCAGCGCAGCGACTTCAGCGAAGTCGGGCCGTCGACGATCTCCTTGCCGGCGTTGCACGAGGCGAGCCGCCTCGCGTCGACCGTGCGCACATCGGTGCGCGACATCAAGACCGATTGCCTGATCGTCCACGCAATCGACGACGAAACCTCGAGCCCGCGCAATGCCCGCTTCGTCGCCCGCCACATCGGCGCGGCCTTCTTACGCACAATCTGGCTGGACGATTCGTATCACATGATTACATCGGACAACGAGCGGGAGATCGTCGCGCGCGAAACCGCACTGTTTTTACGCGAAAGCGAAGCCGCGCACAGCGGCGACGACAGCAGGCAAGCAGTCGTCTCGAAGGCGCTGGCGCGCCGCCTCAGACAGCTCGCGGCGCTGGGCAAGGAGCGCGTATGA
- a CDS encoding acyl-CoA dehydrogenase family protein, with protein MSAVESRTNPGHSIADAAQLLSDDPLTRRFAPVFARIAEGAVEREQHRELAYAPVEWLREAGYTRLRVPRRYGGEGISLTQFFALVTRLGEADSNLPQILRVHGGFIESLLEQDDESLRERWLTRVAQGQIVGGAVSERTGVTNNSVRLTQTDGAWHLEGEKYYTTGTLYADWVDVTARDGESDVRVLVKADTPGVERIDDWDGFGQRLTGSGTARFTHAPVSLDNLYRRYNAAEPRRNSLLTAYYQALHVANLAGISRAALRDAVAFTQARTRTFGVPGESSPRDNPLVHRVIGRLASLAYSTQSISASLARAIDEVSLAREEGRTSEQTYINLDIQTFQAQQIAIEQTLQAATLLFEVSGASATSEARRFDRYWRNARVLASHNPAIIREAAIGDFYLNGKAHSERFGVARQPASASALAPA; from the coding sequence ATGTCCGCAGTTGAATCACGAACGAATCCAGGCCACAGCATCGCCGACGCCGCGCAACTCCTCAGCGACGATCCGCTGACCCGCCGCTTCGCGCCGGTTTTCGCGCGCATTGCCGAAGGCGCGGTCGAACGCGAGCAACATCGCGAACTGGCCTACGCACCCGTGGAGTGGTTGCGTGAAGCGGGCTATACCAGGCTACGCGTGCCCAGACGGTACGGCGGCGAAGGCATCTCACTCACACAGTTCTTCGCGCTGGTTACGCGCCTGGGCGAAGCGGACTCGAATCTGCCGCAAATCCTGCGCGTGCATGGCGGCTTCATCGAATCGCTGCTGGAACAAGACGACGAATCGTTGCGCGAGCGCTGGCTCACGCGTGTTGCGCAAGGGCAGATCGTCGGTGGCGCGGTGTCGGAACGCACCGGCGTCACCAACAACAGCGTGCGTCTCACGCAAACCGACGGCGCATGGCATCTGGAGGGCGAGAAGTACTACACCACCGGCACGCTCTACGCGGACTGGGTGGACGTCACCGCGCGCGACGGCGAGAGCGACGTGCGCGTGCTCGTCAAAGCCGACACGCCGGGCGTGGAACGCATCGACGATTGGGATGGTTTCGGGCAGCGGCTCACGGGCAGCGGCACGGCGCGCTTCACTCACGCGCCGGTCTCGCTGGACAATCTCTACCGGCGCTATAACGCCGCCGAGCCGCGTCGCAACAGTCTGCTGACGGCTTACTACCAGGCGCTGCATGTCGCGAACCTCGCGGGGATCAGCCGCGCGGCGTTGCGCGACGCAGTCGCGTTCACCCAAGCCAGAACACGCACCTTCGGCGTTCCGGGTGAGTCGAGTCCGCGCGACAATCCGCTGGTGCATCGCGTGATCGGGCGGCTCGCGAGCCTGGCTTACTCGACGCAGAGCATCAGCGCGTCGCTCGCGCGTGCCATCGATGAAGTCTCATTAGCGCGCGAGGAAGGCCGCACCAGCGAGCAGACCTACATCAACCTCGACATCCAGACCTTCCAGGCGCAACAGATCGCCATCGAGCAGACACTGCAGGCGGCGACGCTGCTGTTCGAAGTGAGCGGTGCTTCGGCAACCAGCGAGGCGCGCCGCTTCGACCGCTACTGGCGCAATGCCCGCGTGCTGGCCTCGCACAATCCCGCGATCATTCGCGAGGCCGCGATCGGCGACTTTTACCTGAACGGCAAGGCGCATAGCGAACGCTTCGGTGTGGCGCGGCAACCGGCATCGGCATCGGCTCTGGCGCCGGCGTAA
- a CDS encoding ABC transporter ATP-binding protein — MIQPVSTVLETKAADIELVHVSKQYGDSLAVDAIDLRIAGGQYCCLLGPSGCGKTSTLRMIAGHESVTEGDILIAGRNVTRAEPAARGTAMVFQNYALFPHLSALDNVAFSLKMRGIAKDVRHKRAAELLELVAMSAYAERKPAQLSGGQQQRVALARALLNQPGCLLLDEPLSALDPFLRVQMRAELKRWQKELGITFVHVTHSQEEAMALADLVVVMSHGRIEQSGTPHEVFNRPRTEFVARFLGGHNVFNTNGRLFTVRADHLRVVPHGITPVQNASGDNGMTRIGGVPCAVREAEYQGTHLRVTLDPLDGSPELISLVSDGDYDPARLGPEARVVVWWEERDAHPLAA, encoded by the coding sequence ATGATTCAGCCTGTTTCAACGGTGCTCGAAACCAAAGCCGCCGACATCGAGCTGGTGCACGTGTCGAAGCAATATGGCGACTCGCTTGCCGTCGACGCGATCGATCTGCGCATCGCCGGCGGCCAGTACTGCTGCCTGCTCGGACCATCGGGATGCGGCAAGACCTCGACCTTGCGGATGATCGCCGGGCATGAATCGGTCACCGAAGGTGACATTCTGATCGCTGGGCGCAACGTCACACGCGCCGAGCCCGCTGCTCGCGGCACGGCCATGGTGTTCCAGAACTACGCGCTGTTCCCGCATCTGAGCGCGCTCGATAACGTCGCGTTCAGCCTGAAGATGCGCGGCATCGCCAAGGACGTACGGCACAAGCGCGCCGCCGAGCTGCTCGAACTGGTCGCCATGTCGGCGTATGCCGAACGCAAACCGGCCCAGCTATCCGGCGGCCAGCAGCAACGTGTCGCACTGGCCCGCGCGTTGCTCAATCAACCGGGCTGCCTGTTGCTCGACGAACCGCTCTCCGCGCTCGACCCGTTCCTGCGCGTGCAGATGCGCGCCGAACTCAAACGCTGGCAGAAAGAACTCGGCATCACCTTCGTGCATGTCACGCATTCGCAGGAAGAAGCGATGGCGCTCGCCGATCTCGTCGTGGTGATGAGCCACGGCCGCATCGAGCAGAGCGGCACGCCGCATGAAGTGTTCAACCGTCCTCGCACGGAATTCGTCGCGCGCTTTCTCGGTGGTCACAACGTCTTCAATACCAATGGCCGCTTGTTTACCGTGCGAGCCGACCATCTGCGCGTCGTGCCGCATGGCATTACGCCGGTGCAGAACGCGAGCGGCGACAACGGCATGACGCGCATCGGCGGCGTGCCTTGCGCCGTACGTGAAGCCGAATACCAGGGCACGCATCTGCGCGTGACGCTCGACCCGCTCGACGGTTCGCCCGAATTGATCTCGCTCGTGAGCGACGGCGATTACGACCCGGCGCGGCTCGGTCCCGAAGCGCGCGTGGTGGTCTGGTGGGAGGAGCGGGACGCGCATCCGCTCGCAGCGTGA
- a CDS encoding ABC transporter permease has protein sequence MATIDLPSHAQDEPVKHRRAPAWLQATPLSLTFLLFFIVPLVITLIVSFWDFNEYQIIPAFTLKNYAAIFNGCSSLTDVCVTFKTYWSTLRFCAIVWAVTLLLGFSIAYFLAFHVRTTSMQTVLFLVCTIPFWTSNVIRMISWMPLLGRNGLVNQALLGAHLIDQPLEWLLYSNFSVVLAFVHLYTFFMIVPIFNAMMRIDRSLLEAARDAGASGWQVVRDVVLPLSKTGIVIGSIFVITIVMGDFLTVGVMGGQQIASVGKIIQVQTGYLQFPAAAANAIILLAVVLMIVWGLTRVVDIRKEL, from the coding sequence ATGGCAACGATCGACCTTCCCTCGCACGCGCAGGACGAGCCCGTCAAACACCGCCGCGCGCCGGCGTGGCTGCAGGCGACGCCGCTCTCGCTGACGTTCCTGCTGTTTTTCATCGTGCCGCTGGTCATCACGCTGATCGTCAGTTTCTGGGACTTCAACGAATACCAGATCATTCCCGCGTTCACGCTGAAGAACTACGCGGCGATTTTCAACGGCTGTTCGTCGCTGACGGACGTTTGCGTCACCTTCAAGACGTACTGGTCGACGCTCAGGTTCTGCGCGATCGTGTGGGCAGTGACCTTGCTGCTGGGCTTTTCAATCGCCTACTTCCTCGCGTTCCATGTGCGCACCACGAGCATGCAGACGGTGCTGTTCCTCGTCTGCACGATTCCGTTCTGGACTTCGAACGTGATCCGCATGATTTCGTGGATGCCGCTGCTCGGCCGCAATGGTCTCGTGAATCAGGCTCTGCTCGGCGCGCATCTGATCGACCAGCCGCTGGAATGGCTGCTGTATTCGAACTTTTCTGTGGTGCTCGCCTTCGTCCATCTCTATACGTTCTTCATGATCGTGCCCATCTTCAACGCAATGATGCGGATCGACCGCTCGCTCCTCGAAGCCGCGCGCGATGCCGGCGCGAGCGGCTGGCAAGTGGTGCGCGACGTGGTCCTGCCGTTGTCGAAAACCGGCATCGTGATCGGCTCGATCTTCGTCATCACGATCGTGATGGGCGATTTCCTGACGGTCGGCGTGATGGGTGGCCAGCAGATCGCGTCGGTGGGCAAGATCATTCAGGTGCAAACCGGCTACCTGCAATTTCCCGCCGCCGCGGCCAACGCGATCATTCTGCTCGCCGTGGTGCTGATGATCGTGTGGGGTTTGACGCGGGTCGTCGACATCCGCAAGGAGCTGTGA
- a CDS encoding SLATT domain-containing protein — translation MKNLPGYEPPVDENQLLLKWIRRARESQMSHYDMADLLAARDRQVGWLVTALTAFVGTAVFASLNLSAVSPELRIFIGLVSVTAAVSAALQTFLRYAERAEKHRAAGARYGAVRRRLEAIFAGDADARDGHYLTAIRDELDRLAQDSPNVPPRIFYRTQRTLSANPNRNGDT, via the coding sequence ATGAAGAACCTGCCAGGCTACGAGCCGCCGGTCGACGAAAACCAGCTTCTGTTGAAATGGATCCGGCGCGCGCGCGAATCCCAGATGAGCCATTACGACATGGCCGACCTGCTGGCGGCGCGCGACCGCCAGGTCGGCTGGCTGGTGACCGCCCTGACCGCTTTCGTGGGCACGGCGGTGTTTGCATCGCTGAATTTGTCCGCGGTCTCGCCGGAACTCAGGATCTTCATCGGCCTCGTGAGCGTGACGGCCGCGGTGTCCGCCGCGCTGCAGACGTTCCTGCGCTACGCGGAGCGCGCCGAAAAACATCGCGCGGCCGGCGCGCGTTATGGCGCGGTGCGCCGCAGACTCGAAGCGATCTTCGCGGGCGATGCCGATGCGCGCGACGGCCACTACCTCACCGCGATCCGCGACGAACTCGATCGGCTCGCCCAGGATTCGCCCAACGTGCCGCCGCGCATCTTCTATCGCACGCAGCGGACGCTGTCGGCGAATCCGAATCGCAATGGCGATACTTGA
- a CDS encoding MipA/OmpV family protein, with protein MKARKPVSPMLASSLLTAALGLPVAQSAHADEAASSATTDASAGTAADSKWKIGVGPGLVITPKYPGSRQLSYIPFPALDISYDDRFFSQGPDVLGVNVLRSPAYHLGAALSFDFQSRKESDDPRLHGLGNVDGGPKLKLFADYTWWAFTGSVALYQDIAGHQQGTTVSTDFLASAPVGGWLFSVGPGFTWANGTYTRTFFGVSAQQSAASGLPAYNTSAGVRDIHLNAMVTYDFSRHWNGSVAATFGRLEHDAANSPITEKRFELNTLASVNYKF; from the coding sequence ATGAAGGCGCGCAAGCCTGTGAGTCCGATGCTGGCATCGTCGCTGCTCACCGCGGCGCTGGGTCTTCCGGTGGCGCAAAGCGCCCACGCGGACGAAGCCGCTTCGAGCGCCACGACGGATGCAAGCGCCGGCACCGCAGCGGACAGTAAATGGAAAATCGGCGTCGGCCCCGGTCTCGTGATAACACCGAAATATCCGGGCTCGCGGCAGTTGAGCTACATTCCGTTCCCCGCGCTCGATATCTCTTACGACGACCGGTTCTTCTCCCAAGGCCCGGACGTGCTCGGCGTCAACGTGTTGCGCAGTCCCGCGTATCACCTGGGCGCCGCGTTGAGTTTCGATTTCCAGTCACGCAAGGAGTCGGACGATCCGCGCCTGCATGGCCTCGGCAATGTGGACGGCGGCCCCAAACTGAAACTGTTCGCCGACTATACGTGGTGGGCATTCACCGGCTCGGTGGCCTTGTACCAGGACATCGCCGGACATCAGCAAGGAACGACGGTCAGCACCGACTTCCTGGCGTCGGCGCCCGTGGGCGGCTGGCTCTTTTCCGTAGGACCGGGATTCACGTGGGCGAACGGCACGTATACGCGGACGTTCTTCGGCGTTTCAGCTCAGCAAAGCGCCGCGTCGGGATTGCCCGCGTACAACACGAGCGCCGGCGTGCGCGATATTCATCTGAACGCGATGGTGACGTATGATTTTTCCCGGCACTGGAATGGCTCGGTCGCTGCGACGTTCGGGCGGCTCGAACATGATGCGGCGAATAGCCCGATTACCGAAAAGCGCTTCGAACTCAATACGCTCGCTTCTGTGAACTACAAGTTCTAG
- a CDS encoding YceH family protein → MNSTPDASSRPSIRALTLLEGRVLGVLVEKQHTVPDSYPLSLNALTLGCNQKTGRAPVMNATEAEVLTALDGLKRLSLVMEGSSSRVPRFEHNMHRVLGLPSQSAALLTTLLLRGPQTAAELRLNSARLHGFADISSVEAFLDELAANDPPRVVKLARTPGERENRWTHLLCGEVSASELAQPGAEDDSVPLSTFEAVKAEQKRLADEVSRLQIVVRRMAAELGIDAGDLTAGE, encoded by the coding sequence ATGAACTCCACTCCCGACGCTTCTTCCCGTCCTTCGATCCGCGCGTTGACCTTGCTTGAAGGACGCGTGCTCGGCGTGCTCGTCGAAAAGCAGCACACGGTGCCGGACAGCTATCCGCTCTCACTCAACGCATTGACCTTGGGCTGCAACCAGAAAACCGGCCGCGCGCCGGTGATGAACGCCACCGAAGCCGAGGTGCTGACCGCCCTCGACGGATTGAAGCGGTTGAGCCTCGTGATGGAAGGCAGCAGCAGCCGCGTGCCGCGCTTCGAGCACAATATGCATCGGGTGCTGGGGCTGCCGAGCCAGTCGGCGGCCTTGCTCACCACGTTGCTGCTGCGTGGCCCGCAAACCGCGGCTGAACTGCGCCTGAATAGCGCGCGTCTGCATGGTTTCGCCGATATCTCGTCGGTCGAGGCGTTTCTCGACGAACTCGCGGCCAACGACCCGCCACGGGTCGTGAAACTCGCGCGCACACCGGGCGAGCGCGAGAACCGCTGGACGCATCTGCTATGCGGTGAAGTGAGCGCGAGCGAGTTGGCGCAGCCGGGTGCCGAAGACGACTCGGTGCCGTTGTCCACGTTCGAAGCGGTCAAGGCCGAACAGAAGCGTCTCGCCGATGAAGTGAGCCGTCTGCAGATCGTGGTCCGCCGCATGGCAGCGGAGTTGGGTATCGACGCCGGCGATCTCACTGCCGGCGAATGA
- a CDS encoding ABC transporter permease: protein MRAIRLKHRERRPASFYWLALLFGLFVLFLYGPVITIFILSFQGPEGGLTFPMRGVSLHWFAVLRDGVGDVDIWAAFGRSVRLALAVTVLTVLFSVAAGLAFRRKFRGDTAVFYVSVASLIMPSIIVSLGIGLTFRLLDNGVKYLASAWGYQSFADSYTTSMGLFTSALGAHLTWTLPFGLLVMFAVFNRFNPAYEEASRDLGASPWQSFRHVVLPIIGPSVVGVAMFGFTLSWDEIARTSQAIGDQNTLPLELQGLTTSVTTPVIYALGTMTTVLSLTVMGVCLLAVRVLARRRAVAALK, encoded by the coding sequence ATGCGAGCCATTCGCCTCAAACACCGGGAACGCCGTCCAGCGAGTTTCTATTGGCTGGCGCTGCTGTTCGGCCTGTTCGTGCTGTTTCTCTACGGACCCGTGATCACCATCTTCATTCTGTCGTTTCAGGGGCCCGAGGGCGGCCTTACGTTTCCGATGCGCGGTGTGTCGCTGCACTGGTTCGCCGTGTTGCGCGACGGTGTGGGCGACGTCGATATCTGGGCTGCATTCGGCCGGTCCGTGCGGCTCGCGTTGGCGGTCACGGTGCTGACGGTGTTGTTCTCGGTCGCGGCGGGCCTCGCGTTTCGCAGAAAGTTTCGCGGCGACACGGCGGTGTTTTACGTCTCCGTGGCCAGTCTGATCATGCCGTCCATTATCGTTTCGCTCGGCATCGGCTTGACGTTCCGTCTGCTGGATAACGGCGTGAAGTACCTGGCGTCCGCGTGGGGCTATCAGTCTTTCGCCGACAGCTATACCACTTCGATGGGCTTGTTTACTTCCGCGCTCGGCGCGCATTTGACCTGGACGCTGCCGTTCGGTTTGCTGGTGATGTTCGCGGTGTTCAACCGCTTCAATCCCGCTTATGAAGAAGCGTCGCGCGATCTGGGTGCGAGCCCGTGGCAGAGTTTCCGGCACGTGGTGCTGCCGATCATCGGTCCTTCAGTGGTGGGGGTCGCCATGTTCGGCTTCACGCTCTCCTGGGACGAGATTGCCCGCACCTCGCAGGCGATCGGCGATCAGAACACCTTGCCGCTCGAGCTTCAGGGTCTCACGACGTCGGTGACCACGCCGGTGATCTACGCGCTGGGCACCATGACGACGGTGTTGTCGCTAACCGTGATGGGCGTGTGTCTGCTCGCGGTGCGAGTGCTGGCGCGCAGGCGTGCAGTGGCGGCGTTGAAATAG
- a CDS encoding polysaccharide deacetylase family protein, which produces MNDTRNMPVTENRARQLLATHGRFPYRPITDSDAFRWPGDSGLAVYLGFNIEHFAFGEGLGAALGPISPQPDVLNHSWREYGNRVGAWRCIELFDQLELPVGTLINTALYDHCPELIAACVARGDELIGHGHTNAHRQSDLDETSERELLLHCRERIAEVSGTAPRGWLSPWISESHLTPDLLAETGYRYTLNWCHDDRPVRMATRGAPLWSIPYPQELNDLPMMVGRHMDGRDFADMVIDQFDEMLEQANRGAQPQALVMGIALHPYLVGQPYRLRHLRRALEHIAAARARGDVWITTPGAVANHMDVLERDGIVRPAIA; this is translated from the coding sequence ATGAACGACACACGGAACATGCCCGTTACAGAGAACCGCGCGCGTCAATTGCTCGCCACGCATGGCCGCTTTCCCTATCGCCCGATCACCGACAGCGACGCGTTCCGCTGGCCTGGCGACAGCGGGCTCGCGGTTTATCTGGGCTTCAACATCGAACACTTTGCCTTCGGCGAAGGGCTCGGCGCCGCGCTCGGTCCGATCTCGCCGCAGCCGGATGTGCTGAACCATAGCTGGCGCGAGTACGGCAATCGCGTCGGGGCGTGGCGCTGCATCGAACTGTTCGATCAACTGGAATTGCCGGTGGGCACGCTCATCAACACCGCGCTCTATGATCATTGCCCGGAGTTGATCGCAGCCTGCGTGGCGCGCGGTGACGAACTAATCGGCCACGGCCATACGAACGCGCACCGGCAGAGCGATCTCGACGAAACCAGCGAGCGTGAGTTGCTTCTCCATTGCCGCGAACGGATCGCCGAAGTGTCCGGCACAGCACCGCGCGGCTGGCTTTCACCATGGATTTCGGAGTCCCATCTGACGCCCGATCTGCTCGCGGAGACCGGTTATCGCTATACGCTGAACTGGTGTCACGACGACCGTCCGGTGCGGATGGCCACGCGCGGCGCGCCGCTCTGGTCGATTCCGTATCCGCAGGAGCTCAACGATTTACCCATGATGGTGGGCCGCCATATGGATGGCCGCGACTTCGCCGACATGGTCATCGACCAGTTCGACGAGATGCTCGAACAGGCCAATCGCGGCGCGCAGCCGCAGGCGCTCGTGATGGGCATCGCACTGCATCCGTACCTGGTCGGGCAGCCCTATCGTTTGCGGCATCTGCGCCGCGCGCTTGAACATATCGCCGCGGCACGCGCCCGCGGCGACGTGTGGATCACCACGCCGGGCGCCGTCGCGAATCATATGGACGTGCTGGAGCGGGATGGTATCGTGCGCCCGGCCATCGCATGA